The following proteins are encoded in a genomic region of Spirosoma sp. SC4-14:
- a CDS encoding TolC family protein, with the protein MKRLFDCRLWYFMMVAVAGLKSMAYSQAPVAGTTRPDTSVFSAQVFFELIRQNHPIVKQADLFGEEAKQVVMQARGAFDPKLVSTYDRKEFGNDLYYDHWQNKLAVPLWPGGIDLTVSYNRNAGKYINPEERTPSSGLTGIGLSVPIGQSLLIDARRTAVRQARLAVNLAEADRLKLVNKTLFDAAKAYWEWFLAYQQRRLIAEGYDLADRRFRALRERALLGDAATIDTTEALIAVQDRLVQRQQAEVDEQNARLGVSNFLWNGQGQPVELPIGAIPQEATLTAYDEQVLQSLLNQATQQHPELLKLDTKAQQLTLEGQFRKAMIQPQVVLNASVLSQTPTVDIPYDWGNYYSFRPQNHKVGLDFVFPLFLRKERGKLREVQVKSQQVLLERQQASRDIANTVQSTYNQLQTLARQVAVQQQTIQNQQTLLRAEQQKFELGESSLFLVNSRETKLIDLRVKGEELKTKYQKAIAELYYVAGTSR; encoded by the coding sequence ATGAAACGACTCTTCGATTGTAGGCTATGGTATTTTATGATGGTAGCCGTGGCCGGGCTGAAGTCTATGGCTTATTCGCAGGCACCCGTTGCCGGAACTACCCGGCCAGATACGTCCGTTTTCTCGGCACAAGTCTTTTTTGAGTTAATTCGGCAGAATCATCCTATCGTAAAACAGGCAGATTTGTTTGGCGAAGAAGCAAAGCAGGTTGTTATGCAGGCCAGGGGCGCTTTCGATCCTAAACTAGTATCGACCTACGACCGGAAAGAATTTGGTAACGATCTGTATTACGATCATTGGCAGAACAAACTGGCTGTTCCGCTCTGGCCGGGTGGGATTGATCTGACTGTTTCCTACAACCGGAATGCCGGAAAATACATCAACCCTGAAGAGCGGACACCTTCTTCGGGGTTGACAGGAATCGGGCTGAGTGTACCGATTGGGCAAAGCCTGCTCATCGATGCCCGCCGAACGGCTGTTCGGCAGGCCCGGCTCGCTGTGAACCTGGCCGAAGCAGATCGGCTGAAACTTGTCAATAAAACCCTGTTCGATGCCGCCAAAGCCTATTGGGAGTGGTTTCTGGCTTATCAGCAGCGACGGTTGATTGCCGAAGGGTATGACTTGGCCGACCGTCGGTTTCGGGCCTTGCGCGAACGGGCATTGCTCGGCGATGCCGCCACAATCGATACCACTGAAGCACTCATTGCGGTGCAGGACCGACTTGTGCAACGGCAGCAGGCAGAAGTAGACGAGCAAAATGCCCGTCTTGGGGTCAGTAACTTTCTCTGGAATGGACAGGGGCAACCTGTCGAATTACCCATCGGAGCCATACCACAGGAAGCTACACTAACGGCCTATGACGAACAGGTGCTCCAGAGCCTGCTAAATCAGGCTACTCAGCAGCATCCCGAACTACTGAAATTGGATACGAAAGCACAGCAACTCACGCTGGAAGGACAATTTCGGAAGGCTATGATTCAGCCGCAGGTGGTGCTCAACGCGAGTGTTTTGAGCCAGACGCCAACGGTAGACATTCCCTACGATTGGGGTAATTATTATTCGTTTCGCCCCCAGAATCATAAGGTGGGATTAGACTTTGTGTTTCCTCTGTTTCTGCGGAAAGAACGGGGTAAGCTTCGAGAAGTACAGGTAAAGAGCCAGCAGGTGCTTCTGGAACGTCAGCAGGCCAGTCGGGATATCGCCAACACTGTCCAATCAACTTATAACCAGCTTCAAACGCTGGCCAGGCAGGTAGCTGTTCAACAACAAACGATTCAGAATCAGCAGACTCTGTTGAGGGCCGAACAGCAAAAGTTTGAGCTGGGCGAAAGCTCACTGTTTCTGGTTAATTCGCGGGAAACCAAATTGATTGACTTGCGTGTAAAAGGCGAGGAGCTAAAAACGAAATACCAGAAAGCGATTGCCGAATTGTATTATGTAGCCGGAACGAGCCGGTAA
- a CDS encoding ABC transporter transmembrane domain-containing protein encodes MSAIHTIEPPPTPVQRLIRLLANEKKDIGYIYLYALVTGVISLSLPLGIQAVFNLVSGGLLFSSVYLLIGLVIAGVIATGLLLVGQMTLVEILQQRIFAKAAFEFTYRLPRIEPDALSGYYPPELMNRFFDVLTIQKGLPKLLIDLTAATVQIIFGIILLSAYHPVFVGFGVFTVLIIVFICMLYGPSGIKTSLNESKYKYKVVAWLEDIARELPAYRYQQANPAADTLEPIDKMDNLVANYVNYRNQHFKVLRRFFYSGVAFKTIVTGGLLILGTTLVVGREMSLGQFVAAELVIVLITGSVDKLISGIDTVFDLLTAVEKIGAVTDLPLTHDNQ; translated from the coding sequence ATGAGCGCAATTCATACAATTGAACCGCCACCAACTCCCGTACAACGGTTAATACGGTTACTGGCTAATGAGAAAAAAGATATAGGCTATATCTATTTATATGCCCTGGTAACGGGTGTAATTAGCCTATCGCTGCCTTTGGGTATTCAGGCTGTCTTCAATCTGGTATCGGGAGGGCTTCTGTTTAGTTCTGTATACCTGCTGATTGGGTTGGTTATTGCAGGAGTTATAGCGACTGGTCTGCTGCTGGTTGGCCAGATGACGCTCGTTGAAATTCTCCAGCAGCGGATCTTTGCAAAAGCAGCCTTCGAGTTTACGTATCGGTTGCCACGCATTGAGCCCGATGCTTTATCGGGTTATTATCCGCCTGAATTGATGAACCGTTTTTTTGATGTGTTAACGATTCAGAAAGGTCTTCCTAAACTCTTGATTGATCTAACGGCGGCTACAGTACAGATTATTTTTGGCATCATTCTGCTGTCGGCGTATCATCCCGTTTTCGTTGGCTTTGGGGTGTTTACCGTACTGATCATTGTTTTTATCTGCATGCTTTACGGACCAAGTGGCATCAAAACGAGCCTGAATGAGTCAAAATATAAATATAAAGTTGTAGCCTGGCTCGAAGACATTGCCCGGGAGCTACCTGCCTATCGGTATCAGCAGGCCAATCCGGCTGCCGACACGCTGGAACCTATTGATAAAATGGATAATCTGGTTGCCAATTACGTCAACTATCGAAATCAGCATTTTAAGGTACTTCGCCGATTCTTTTATAGCGGTGTCGCTTTCAAAACCATCGTTACAGGCGGCTTGCTGATTTTGGGAACGACTTTGGTGGTTGGGCGGGAGATGTCGCTGGGGCAGTTTGTGGCGGCCGAACTGGTGATTGTTCTCATTACGGGTTCAGTCGATAAACTCATCTCAGGTATTGATACGGTATTCGATTTATTAACGGCCGTTGAAAAAATTGGTGCAGTAACCGATTTGCCACTTACCCATGATAACCAGTAA
- a CDS encoding CoA pyrophosphatase, with translation MIDTSFHSFTKQLRQRLQQPLPGEVAHQKMASAARYRLGIKPNERTRRSAVLICFYPYQDSVYLPLILRPQYDGVHAGQMAFPGGRMERFDENLTRTALREAQEEVGIRVTDVKVLGLLTELFIPPSNFFVQPVVGMLPYRPDFYPDPREVEAVVEVDLQTLMDETIVGDSQIEVRGIIVDAPFYQIQGHRVWGATAMMISELLMVMDS, from the coding sequence ATGATCGATACCTCGTTCCACAGCTTCACAAAACAGCTTCGGCAGCGGCTCCAGCAACCGTTGCCAGGCGAAGTAGCGCATCAGAAAATGGCTTCGGCCGCTCGCTACAGGCTTGGTATTAAACCCAACGAACGAACCCGACGCAGTGCCGTGTTGATTTGCTTTTACCCATATCAGGACTCCGTCTATCTTCCCTTGATTCTTCGCCCGCAGTATGATGGCGTTCATGCGGGGCAAATGGCCTTTCCGGGCGGACGAATGGAACGGTTCGACGAAAATCTGACCCGCACCGCTCTGCGCGAAGCCCAGGAGGAAGTAGGTATTCGGGTTACCGATGTGAAAGTATTAGGTCTGCTGACCGAGCTGTTTATTCCACCCAGTAACTTTTTTGTTCAGCCAGTTGTCGGCATGCTCCCCTACCGACCCGACTTTTACCCCGACCCACGCGAAGTGGAGGCCGTGGTTGAAGTAGACCTGCAAACGCTCATGGACGAAACGATTGTGGGCGATAGTCAGATTGAAGTCAGGGGTATTATTGTCGATGCACCTTTTTATCAGATCCAGGGGCATCGGGTCTGGGGAGCAACGGCCATGATGATCAGTGAGTTGTTGATGGTGATGGATTCGTAG
- a CDS encoding TetR/AcrR family transcriptional regulator has product MEYSVHVRMNERLFLRDPEGSDLGRRIIRQGILLFNEIGFEDATFKKLAERLNTKEASIYRYFENKHRLLVYLVAWYWQWMDFQLVFQTNNLADPQQKLQRLLRVLLLIDIHETLANDIDIRALHNIVVREASKAYLTHHVTEDNRHQLFKPYKDLCIRIASIILEYHPNYPYARSRASSLIETAHYQTFFMENLPSLTDFGQPKDERKLLDFMHHLLFSSLDA; this is encoded by the coding sequence ATGGAGTATTCTGTACATGTCCGCATGAATGAGCGGCTATTTCTGCGCGACCCGGAAGGGTCTGATCTAGGGCGTCGGATAATCAGACAGGGAATTTTATTATTCAATGAGATTGGTTTTGAAGATGCTACCTTCAAAAAGTTAGCCGAACGCTTAAACACGAAGGAAGCCAGTATTTATCGCTATTTCGAAAACAAACACCGTTTGCTGGTTTATCTGGTTGCCTGGTACTGGCAATGGATGGACTTTCAGCTCGTTTTTCAGACCAATAATCTGGCGGACCCACAGCAGAAACTACAACGACTGCTGCGTGTGCTTCTGCTGATCGATATTCACGAGACCCTCGCCAATGACATCGATATACGTGCTTTGCATAACATTGTGGTTCGGGAAGCCAGCAAGGCCTACCTTACACATCATGTAACAGAAGATAACCGGCACCAGTTGTTTAAGCCTTACAAAGATTTGTGTATACGGATTGCCAGTATTATCCTGGAGTATCACCCAAACTACCCTTATGCGCGGTCACGGGCTAGTTCATTAATTGAAACAGCTCATTATCAAACGTTTTTTATGGAGAATTTACCTTCCTTAACTGATTTTGGCCAACCGAAGGATGAGCGAAAGCTCCTCGACTTTATGCATCATCTGCTATTCTCATCACTTGACGCCTAG
- a CDS encoding proton-conducting transporter membrane subunit, with protein MASLLAAFILLPLLVFLLLLTISPRKEYTISRISFVTVSLQLIQLMGLLLSWAIAGFPTLTGKNIVLLQTDHYTFVITFYFDSISAVYAFVGTVLTFLVVIYSRHYLHREPGYKRFFSTILFFFTGYNLTIFSGNFETLFIGWEILGISSFLLIAFYQHKYIPAKNAVKVFSVYRIGDVGLLLVIWMSHHLWHDTITFSKLNNYVLVHDHLQTHTLIGVFISLMILISALAKSAQLPFSSWLPRALEGPTPSSAIFYGSLAVHLGVFLLLRTYPFWVHQFSVRIAIALLGLSTTIMASGIARVQPSIKVQIAYASIAQIGIMFVEVAAGFETLVLFHFAGNAFLRSYQLLVSPSVVSYLIREQLYAFYPIRRSLEDFLPRRLSFTFYVLGIKEWNLDSALYQYLWNPLKLAGNQLNFITLKGLLGFFIPCYLIGLFFLYYPNSIPASIRSYLPIFFSFIAVIMVLKAFTERKRARVAWVLSILNHFFIVLAISFNETFSTVQVLIYLSGVCVAGIVGYACLVRVKLAEKSLSLRQFHGYGVRHPILSFIFLLACLAVSGFPITPTFIGEDLMFSHIRENQVILASFTALSFVIGGLAIIRIYARVFLGPYKKSMYEMAYRSY; from the coding sequence ATGGCATCGCTTCTTGCTGCTTTTATTCTTCTTCCGCTACTGGTCTTTCTCCTGCTATTGACAATTTCACCGCGGAAGGAATACACCATTTCGAGGATCAGCTTTGTTACGGTCAGTTTGCAACTTATCCAGCTAATGGGTCTTTTGCTCTCCTGGGCGATAGCAGGTTTTCCAACGCTTACGGGTAAGAACATAGTGCTATTACAGACAGACCACTATACGTTTGTTATTACTTTTTATTTTGATAGCATCTCGGCTGTTTATGCGTTTGTAGGCACTGTACTGACGTTTCTTGTCGTAATTTATAGCCGTCACTATCTGCATCGGGAGCCTGGCTATAAGCGCTTTTTCAGCACCATTCTTTTCTTTTTTACCGGTTATAACCTCACCATCTTTTCCGGCAATTTTGAGACACTGTTTATTGGCTGGGAAATTCTCGGCATCTCGTCGTTTCTATTAATTGCCTTCTATCAGCATAAGTACATTCCAGCCAAAAATGCGGTAAAAGTCTTTTCAGTGTATCGAATCGGCGATGTCGGCCTGTTGCTTGTTATCTGGATGAGCCATCACTTATGGCACGATACCATTACGTTCTCCAAACTCAACAACTATGTTCTGGTACATGACCATCTACAAACCCATACCCTGATTGGCGTTTTTATCTCGCTGATGATTTTAATTTCTGCCCTGGCAAAATCGGCTCAGTTGCCCTTTTCTTCGTGGTTACCCCGAGCCTTGGAGGGCCCTACCCCCTCCAGCGCTATTTTCTACGGTTCACTGGCGGTGCATTTAGGTGTTTTTTTACTTTTACGGACGTATCCTTTCTGGGTTCATCAGTTTTCAGTCCGTATCGCAATTGCCCTTTTGGGCTTATCCACCACGATTATGGCTTCGGGTATAGCCCGTGTTCAGCCCTCCATCAAAGTGCAGATCGCCTACGCATCCATTGCGCAAATTGGGATCATGTTCGTTGAAGTTGCTGCCGGTTTCGAAACACTGGTTCTGTTTCATTTTGCAGGAAACGCTTTTTTGCGTTCCTATCAGCTACTCGTTTCGCCATCGGTGGTTAGCTACCTGATTCGGGAACAACTTTATGCCTTTTACCCCATCAGGCGTTCGCTGGAAGATTTTCTGCCCAGGCGGTTGTCATTCACTTTTTATGTGTTAGGTATAAAGGAATGGAATCTTGATTCAGCCTTGTATCAATACCTGTGGAATCCACTCAAACTGGCCGGAAATCAGCTCAACTTCATTACCCTTAAAGGGCTACTGGGCTTCTTTATTCCCTGTTATCTCATTGGTTTATTTTTTCTATACTACCCCAACAGTATCCCGGCCAGTATACGCAGCTATCTGCCCATTTTCTTTTCGTTCATAGCCGTGATTATGGTGCTCAAGGCATTCACAGAACGAAAGCGAGCCCGTGTTGCCTGGGTCTTATCCATACTCAATCACTTTTTTATTGTACTCGCTATTTCGTTTAATGAAACATTCAGTACGGTTCAGGTTCTCATTTACCTCAGCGGAGTCTGTGTGGCGGGTATCGTTGGCTACGCTTGTCTGGTGCGTGTAAAGCTGGCCGAAAAAAGTTTGAGTTTGCGGCAGTTTCATGGGTATGGCGTCCGCCATCCAATTCTGTCGTTTATCTTTCTATTGGCATGCCTGGCTGTTTCTGGCTTCCCAATCACACCTACCTTTATCGGAGAGGACTTAATGTTCTCACATATTCGTGAGAATCAAGTTATTCTGGCTTCGTTTACCGCCCTAAGCTTTGTTATAGGCGGACTCGCGATCATCCGAATTTACGCACGGGTCTTTTTAGGTCCCTATAAAAAATCAATGTATGAAATGGCTTATCGATCATACTAA
- a CDS encoding biotin/lipoyl-binding protein, with translation MLNLSNQRVDEDLFANYPLKTLRALPQSDGGRRLGRWMLAFLGLGILVMFLPWQQNINGEGTITALTPQDRPQTVQNAIAGRIERWAVTDGDYVKRGDTLLVISDIKDDYFDPNLPQRLGEQLTAKQGSLHATETKIRALDGQIVALQTGLKVKLEAARNKVRQSEYKVSADEADLLAIRKNYQIALDRLDRFEKGYKNGLFSLTDLEARRLKVQEDNAKVISQENKLNVSRQELVNARLDLGTIQADFQEKLAKAQSDRSSAVSYLAEAGGEISKIRNKISSVDVRRGLYVVRAPQNGYVVRPSKAGIGETIKEGEPIATLQPANPQLAVELFVRAMDVPLIQRGRVVRLQFDGWPAIQFSGWPTVSVGTFGGRVAVIDAVSSVGGKYRLLVRPIQEQGDQPWPTQLRVGSGVYGWVMLDDVPVWYELWRQLNGFPPSLKEEPKVDEKGAKK, from the coding sequence ATGCTTAATTTATCAAATCAGCGGGTAGACGAAGACCTATTTGCTAATTATCCGCTAAAAACGCTTCGGGCACTTCCACAGTCGGACGGTGGACGAAGGCTGGGCCGCTGGATGCTGGCCTTTTTAGGGCTAGGTATTCTGGTGATGTTTCTACCCTGGCAGCAAAACATCAATGGCGAAGGAACCATTACGGCACTCACTCCGCAGGACCGTCCGCAAACCGTTCAGAATGCCATTGCGGGGCGTATTGAACGCTGGGCCGTTACCGATGGCGATTATGTGAAGCGGGGCGACACCCTGCTGGTTATTTCCGATATAAAGGACGACTATTTTGATCCTAATCTGCCGCAGCGGCTGGGCGAACAACTAACTGCCAAGCAGGGAAGCCTGCACGCTACCGAAACAAAAATTCGGGCTCTGGATGGCCAGATTGTGGCCCTGCAAACAGGCCTGAAGGTGAAGCTGGAAGCCGCCCGCAATAAAGTGCGTCAGAGCGAATACAAAGTCTCGGCCGATGAAGCTGACCTGCTGGCTATTCGTAAAAATTATCAGATTGCCCTCGATCGGCTCGACCGTTTCGAGAAGGGCTATAAAAACGGGTTGTTCTCGCTCACCGACCTCGAAGCACGGCGGCTAAAGGTGCAGGAAGACAATGCGAAAGTGATTTCGCAGGAAAATAAACTAAATGTATCGCGGCAGGAACTCGTCAATGCCCGACTCGATTTGGGGACAATTCAGGCTGATTTTCAGGAAAAGCTGGCCAAGGCGCAATCAGACCGCAGTTCGGCGGTGTCGTATCTGGCCGAAGCCGGTGGCGAAATCTCAAAAATTCGTAATAAAATCAGTAGCGTGGATGTACGTCGTGGGCTGTATGTCGTACGGGCACCACAGAATGGCTACGTTGTGCGACCATCTAAAGCCGGAATTGGGGAAACAATTAAAGAGGGCGAACCAATTGCTACACTGCAACCCGCAAATCCGCAGTTGGCAGTTGAGTTGTTCGTAAGGGCTATGGATGTACCACTGATTCAACGCGGACGGGTTGTGCGATTGCAATTTGATGGCTGGCCTGCCATTCAGTTTTCGGGCTGGCCAACGGTATCCGTCGGAACGTTTGGCGGACGGGTAGCCGTCATCGATGCCGTGAGTAGCGTAGGCGGAAAATATCGCCTGCTGGTACGCCCAATTCAGGAGCAGGGCGACCAGCCCTGGCCGACCCAATTGCGGGTTGGGTCGGGGGTTTATGGCTGGGTAATGCTTGACGATGTTCCGGTCTGGTATGAATTATGGCGACAGCTCAATGGCTTTCCACCAAGCCTGAAAGAGGAGCCAAAAGTAGATGAGAAAGGAGCGAAAAAATGA
- a CDS encoding FAD-dependent protein → MIHSLTLTLPPEQAFDESAFRAQALQALHLSDDEVFVRKRRQSIDARSRQIRVHVEVDVFVNEPPPPLIQYSKPQSDISRAQQAIIVGAGPAGLFAALRLIELGIKPIVLERGSDVRTRRRDLAAINKDHIVNPESNYCFGEGGAGTYSDGKLYTRSTKRGDVRRILEIFVAHGASDEILIDAHPHIGTNKLPTVVADLRQSILNAGGEVRFDTKVTDFILEKNELKGVVLASGDTLMGIGVILATGHSARDIFYLLHNRNIRIEAKPFAMGVRIEHQQRLIDQFQYHRPDRGDYLPAASYSLVTQTRFNGVERGVFSFCMCPGGFIVPAATSPGELVVNGMSPSRRDSKYANSGLVVAITDSDLKPYLDEGPLAGLALQQDLERWACRIGSNQSDKPSQTAPAQRIADFVNGRVSDELLPTSYQPGLLSVAMADVLPDHIAQPLRQGLRDFGQKMRGYLSNDGQVIGVESRTSSPVRIPRHRDTCEHVELRRLFPCGEGAGYAGGIVSAAMDGERCAEELVRLYK, encoded by the coding sequence ATGATTCACTCGCTTACGTTAACACTACCACCCGAACAGGCTTTTGATGAATCTGCCTTTCGGGCTCAGGCTTTACAGGCCCTTCATCTCTCCGACGATGAGGTGTTCGTACGAAAACGCCGACAGTCGATCGATGCCCGAAGCCGACAAATTCGGGTGCATGTTGAGGTCGACGTTTTTGTGAATGAACCTCCCCCTCCTCTAATCCAGTATAGCAAACCGCAGTCAGATATCAGTCGGGCTCAACAGGCAATTATTGTTGGGGCGGGCCCTGCCGGTCTGTTTGCGGCCTTACGTCTGATTGAGTTAGGCATTAAACCGATTGTGCTGGAGCGCGGCAGCGACGTTCGAACCCGACGACGCGACCTGGCTGCTATTAATAAAGACCATATCGTTAATCCGGAGTCGAACTATTGCTTTGGCGAAGGCGGTGCCGGAACCTACTCCGATGGAAAACTATATACCCGTTCAACCAAACGGGGCGATGTACGCCGGATTCTTGAGATTTTTGTGGCGCACGGCGCTAGCGACGAAATTCTGATTGATGCCCACCCGCACATTGGCACCAATAAACTACCAACCGTAGTGGCCGACCTGCGTCAAAGCATCCTGAATGCGGGTGGAGAAGTTCGCTTCGATACGAAAGTTACGGACTTCATCCTGGAGAAAAACGAACTCAAAGGAGTTGTATTGGCATCGGGCGATACCTTGATGGGTATAGGAGTCATTCTGGCTACCGGTCATTCGGCCCGCGATATTTTTTATTTACTCCACAATCGCAATATCCGCATCGAGGCCAAACCCTTTGCTATGGGCGTTCGCATTGAACATCAGCAGCGTTTGATCGATCAATTTCAGTATCACCGCCCCGACCGGGGCGATTATTTACCCGCAGCATCGTACAGTTTAGTAACTCAAACCCGGTTTAATGGGGTAGAACGTGGCGTTTTTTCGTTTTGTATGTGTCCGGGAGGGTTTATTGTACCAGCGGCCACATCTCCGGGCGAACTCGTTGTCAATGGCATGTCGCCCTCACGGCGGGATTCTAAATATGCGAATTCAGGTCTGGTTGTAGCCATTACAGATTCGGATTTGAAACCGTATCTCGACGAAGGGCCATTAGCTGGATTAGCGCTACAACAGGATCTCGAACGCTGGGCATGTCGTATCGGTAGTAATCAGAGCGACAAACCCTCACAAACGGCCCCAGCTCAGCGCATAGCCGATTTTGTGAATGGCCGCGTTTCAGACGAGTTACTACCAACATCATACCAACCGGGCTTGTTATCGGTAGCCATGGCCGATGTATTACCCGACCACATTGCGCAACCCCTACGGCAGGGACTACGTGATTTCGGTCAAAAAATGCGTGGTTATCTAAGTAACGACGGTCAGGTAATTGGTGTAGAAAGCCGAACCTCGTCGCCGGTCCGTATTCCGCGACACCGCGACACCTGTGAGCATGTTGAGCTTCGGCGGCTGTTTCCGTGTGGAGAAGGAGCTGGTTATGCGGGCGGAATCGTGTCGGCAGCTATGGATGGCGAACGTTGCGCTGAAGAATTAGTTAGGTTGTATAAATGA